Proteins encoded in a region of the Chloroflexota bacterium genome:
- the ilvB gene encoding biosynthetic-type acetolactate synthase large subunit: MNLTGAQIVFESLIREGVEVIFGFPGGKVLPFYDTLPQYPQIRHVLVRHEQGAAHAADGYARATGKAGVCCATSGPGATNLVTGIANAQLDSSPVVAITGQVSRSDIGKDAFQEIDITGITLPITKHNYVVMSAADLAGVFKEAFYIATTGRPGPVLIDIPSDVFTERAEFHYPAKADLPGYKPILRGHPAQIRKAARLMSEAERPLIISGRGTIISGAYEELKELAEKAQIPVITTLLGISSFPENHMLSLGMLGMHGMAYANMAVDEADLIVAIGMRFDDRATMKVSAFASKARIIHIDIDPAEIGKNISVDVPIVGDVKNILRELNKEVVVQTHIDWIRQVEQWRQEHPSTVIKEGDNLLPQYVVRSICEVTDGDAIIVTGVGQHQMWSAQHFCFKKPNSLISSGGLGTMGFELPAAIGVKIGCPDKTVWCMAGDGSLQMTIQELATAAQEKTAIKIAVFNNGYLGLVRQWQELFYGRRYVATPLSGPDFVKIADAYGIPGMRVQKRIEVIPAIQRAMEYPGPFLIDFMIEPEENVYPMVPPGAAFCDQIECSKPEKEAVAPVTNRGGV, encoded by the coding sequence ATGAATCTGACAGGTGCTCAAATTGTCTTTGAAAGTCTGATAAGAGAGGGAGTGGAGGTTATCTTTGGCTTCCCGGGTGGTAAAGTTCTGCCTTTCTACGATACATTACCCCAATATCCGCAGATCCGGCATGTGTTGGTTCGCCACGAGCAGGGGGCTGCTCATGCTGCAGATGGATATGCCAGGGCTACGGGTAAAGCAGGTGTATGTTGTGCCACTTCAGGGCCTGGCGCTACCAATCTGGTGACCGGAATTGCCAATGCGCAGCTCGACTCTTCTCCGGTAGTAGCCATAACAGGGCAGGTGTCCAGATCGGACATCGGTAAGGATGCTTTCCAGGAGATAGATATTACTGGCATCACTTTGCCTATCACCAAGCACAACTACGTTGTCATGAGCGCTGCTGATCTGGCCGGAGTCTTCAAGGAGGCCTTTTATATTGCCACTACTGGAAGACCGGGTCCAGTGCTTATTGACATACCATCGGATGTTTTTACTGAGCGGGCTGAGTTTCACTATCCTGCCAAGGCGGATCTTCCCGGCTACAAGCCGATCCTGCGAGGGCATCCGGCCCAGATCAGGAAGGCGGCTCGTCTCATGAGCGAAGCCGAGCGTCCTCTGATTATCTCTGGCAGGGGCACCATAATCTCTGGAGCGTATGAGGAGCTCAAGGAACTGGCCGAGAAGGCCCAGATACCGGTTATCACTACCTTATTGGGTATTAGCTCCTTTCCTGAGAATCACATGCTCAGTCTGGGTATGTTGGGGATGCATGGCATGGCCTATGCTAACATGGCGGTGGATGAGGCTGACCTTATTGTGGCGATTGGCATGAGGTTTGACGACCGGGCTACCATGAAGGTGAGCGCCTTTGCCTCCAAGGCGCGCATCATCCATATCGATATTGATCCAGCCGAAATCGGGAAGAACATAAGCGTGGATGTCCCTATTGTGGGAGATGTGAAGAATATACTCAGGGAATTGAACAAGGAGGTGGTGGTTCAGACCCACATTGACTGGATTAGACAGGTGGAGCAGTGGCGGCAGGAGCATCCCTCAACAGTGATTAAAGAGGGCGATAACCTTCTTCCGCAGTATGTCGTTCGTAGCATCTGCGAAGTAACTGATGGTGATGCTATCATTGTTACTGGTGTGGGGCAACACCAGATGTGGTCGGCGCAGCATTTCTGTTTTAAGAAGCCTAATAGCCTGATCTCGTCAGGAGGTTTGGGAACAATGGGTTTTGAGCTGCCAGCAGCCATAGGAGTCAAGATTGGCTGCCCGGACAAAACAGTCTGGTGCATGGCTGGTGATGGTAGTCTGCAGATGACCATACAGGAACTAGCAACTGCGGCTCAGGAGAAAACCGCCATCAAGATAGCCGTATTCAACAACGGTTACCTGGGGTTAGTAAGACAGTGGCAGGAGCTTTTCTATGGCCGTCGCTACGTAGCGACACCTTTGTCCGGCCCTGACTTTGTGAAGATAGCCGATGCCTATGGCATCCCAGGCATGAGGGTGCAGAAGAGGATTGAAGTGATTCCGGCAATTCAGAGAGCCATGGAGTACCCCGGACCCTTCCTTATCGATTTCATGATTGAGCCTGAGGAAAACGTGTACCCCATGGTACCTCCGGGGGCGGCTTTCTGTGATCAGATCGAGTGCTCTAAGCCTGAGAAGGAGGCAGTGGCTCCCGTTACTAATCGTGGTGGTGTGTGA
- the ilvD gene encoding dihydroxy-acid dehydratase, which yields MKSDIIKRGIERAGHRALLRALGCTERELSQPFIGIVNSFSEIVPGHVHLRSIAEAVKSGVRQAGGTPFEVNTIAVCDGIAMNHPGMRFSLPSRELIADSVEILAQAHAFDALVFIPNCDKIIPGMLMAAVRLNIPSIFVSGGPMMVGRLGTQAVDLNSVFVAVGKVAQKKMTRAELVELEKIACPGCGSCAGMFTANTMNCLTEALGMALAGNGTIPAVDARRICLAKETGIRIMELLHEDIHPLHIVTKDSMYNAFVVDTALGGSTNSILHLMAIAHEAGVEFPLSLINDVSGRTPHLCKLSPAGDYHIEDLDLAGGIPALMKELASILEAGVSRVSGMSLAEEIAGAKNKNKDIIRPISKPYSAKGGLSVLFGNLAPEGAVVKSAAVALEMLSHRGPARVFDSEEEATGAIMKRSIKAGEVVVVRYEGPKGGPGMPEMLTPTSLLSGMGMDKEVALITDGRFSGATRGAAIGHVSPEAASRGPIAAIRDGDIIRINIPEHKLDVELSKAEIKRRLAKLAPFKPKVTTGYLKRYSEKVSSASTGAIFIS from the coding sequence ATGAAGAGCGATATCATCAAGCGAGGTATTGAGCGCGCTGGGCACCGTGCTTTGCTGCGAGCCCTGGGGTGCACAGAGAGGGAGTTGAGCCAGCCCTTTATTGGTATTGTGAACAGCTTCAGTGAAATTGTTCCTGGGCATGTTCACCTGCGCAGCATTGCTGAGGCAGTGAAAAGCGGGGTAAGACAGGCTGGTGGGACCCCCTTCGAAGTCAATACCATCGCCGTTTGTGATGGTATTGCCATGAATCATCCTGGTATGAGATTCAGCTTGCCGAGTCGTGAGCTTATCGCTGATTCAGTGGAGATTTTGGCCCAGGCACATGCCTTTGATGCCTTGGTGTTTATCCCAAACTGTGACAAGATCATCCCGGGGATGCTTATGGCGGCGGTGAGGCTGAATATTCCCTCAATCTTTGTCAGCGGTGGGCCTATGATGGTCGGTAGGTTGGGGACCCAGGCTGTTGACCTTAATTCGGTGTTCGTGGCGGTGGGCAAGGTGGCCCAAAAAAAGATGACTCGTGCAGAGCTAGTGGAATTGGAGAAGATAGCTTGTCCTGGCTGCGGCAGTTGTGCGGGAATGTTCACGGCTAACACAATGAACTGCCTCACTGAGGCCCTGGGGATGGCTCTTGCAGGCAATGGCACGATACCAGCTGTAGATGCAAGGCGGATTTGCTTGGCGAAAGAAACAGGAATAAGGATTATGGAGCTTCTGCATGAGGACATTCATCCGCTCCACATTGTGACCAAGGACTCCATGTACAATGCTTTTGTGGTAGATACGGCACTGGGTGGTAGCACCAATTCTATCCTCCATCTTATGGCTATCGCCCATGAGGCTGGAGTTGAGTTTCCTCTATCACTAATCAATGATGTCAGTGGGAGAACCCCCCATCTTTGCAAGCTCAGCCCAGCGGGAGATTATCACATTGAGGATCTTGACCTTGCCGGTGGTATCCCTGCGCTAATGAAAGAATTAGCCAGTATACTTGAAGCGGGGGTAAGCAGGGTTTCGGGGATGTCTCTCGCTGAGGAAATTGCAGGCGCCAAGAACAAGAATAAAGACATTATCCGTCCCATTTCTAAGCCATACTCCGCCAAGGGGGGACTCTCTGTACTTTTCGGCAACTTGGCTCCTGAAGGTGCGGTGGTGAAGAGTGCCGCTGTGGCACTAGAGATGCTCTCTCATCGCGGGCCAGCCAGGGTATTTGACTCTGAGGAGGAGGCTACAGGGGCTATCATGAAACGAAGTATTAAGGCAGGTGAGGTGGTGGTTGTCCGCTACGAGGGGCCAAAGGGAGGTCCGGGGATGCCGGAGATGCTGACGCCCACCTCGCTCCTGAGTGGTATGGGCATGGATAAGGAGGTGGCCCTTATCACCGATGGGCGCTTCTCCGGAGCCACTAGAGGAGCGGCTATTGGGCACGTTTCACCGGAGGCGGCATCTCGGGGACCTATTGCTGCTATCCGTGACGGTGATATAATACGCATAAATATTCCCGAGCATAAGCTGGATGTGGAGCTATCTAAAGCTGAGATAAAGAGACGGCTGGCAAAACTGGCTCCTTTCAAACCGAAGGTAACCACGGGCTATTTGAAACGTTATTCGGAGAAGGTGAGCTCAGCAAGCACAGGGGCAATCTTTATCTCATAG
- the mfd gene encoding transcription-repair coupling factor translates to MKQGTETNPFDLLNRWSSMGYQRAPLVETPGTMSHRGGIVDVYPPNSQLPARIEFLGNRVESIRLFDPQTQRSLKPVPSIELIPGQEAAWPSTDTLISYLTPDSLIILAAPGEIEASINELDLQASQEQGLLIEKGELPQDSPVSYITCPELRTKLESVKQRLVLNRWSNENSDNDPIAFKSPLNYAGQVKPFITETGDLIRKGYRVVIVSQQAARLSELFQEEDIIASPLNQIEHPPAEGSITLIQGFLPEGWIMGHDLAVFSDAEIFGFVKQPRTMKPRPAQSKDILSVSSPGDHVVHIDHGIARFIGMKKLLLDNIEREYLTLEYASGDMLYVPIDQADRVSRYVGSVGKPLSLSRLGTMEWSRAKQRVKESAKEMAQDLLDLYAVRGVAPGFAFSPDTPWQQELEASFPYTETPAQMEAVEQVKEDMEQPKPMDRLVCGDVGYGKTEIALRASFKAVMDAKQVAVLVPTTVLAQQHLATFMQRLAAFPIKVEMISRFRSDKEQQAVIEGLKNGSVDICIGTHRLLQKDVAFKDLGLVIIDEEQRFGVAHKEFLKQLRKEVDIITLTATPIPRTLHMSLVGVRDMSTLETPPEARLPIKTYVAEYNETLIREAIVRELERSGQVFFVHNRVQSITRIAHKLRELVPGAEIAIAHGQMNEEELEKAMLNFYEGKIDVLACTTIIESGLDIPNVNTLIINEADKLGLSQLYQLRGRIGRGNNRAYAYFLYNKGKHLTPAAEKRLQTIFEASELGAGFQIAIKDLEIRGAGNLLGAEQSGHIAAVGFDLYCHLLSEAVTELKEKQSGETGDAVKASPAILPTMELPLSAYIPESYVADLTTRLPLYRRMAKMTSVNEIQELENELKDRFGKLPAPLRNLLYLVKIKAIAAQAGVQSISKEEGHIVIRFREGIRVDPGRIGQAQQGIKAGPTQVQLDMRLLGNKWQKVLEDVVVSVAG, encoded by the coding sequence GTGAAACAAGGTACAGAGACAAATCCCTTCGATCTCCTGAACAGATGGAGCAGCATGGGATACCAGAGAGCTCCCCTGGTAGAAACACCCGGCACCATGAGCCACCGTGGTGGCATCGTCGATGTTTACCCACCCAATAGCCAATTGCCAGCCAGAATCGAATTCTTAGGCAACCGAGTAGAGAGCATCCGTCTTTTTGATCCCCAGACACAACGCTCATTGAAACCGGTGCCATCCATAGAACTCATACCTGGTCAAGAAGCTGCCTGGCCAAGCACGGATACACTGATAAGTTACCTAACACCCGATTCTCTCATCATTCTAGCTGCTCCCGGGGAGATAGAGGCTTCTATCAACGAATTGGATTTGCAGGCAAGCCAGGAGCAGGGGTTATTGATAGAAAAAGGTGAACTCCCACAGGATTCACCGGTGTCTTATATTACCTGCCCGGAGTTAAGAACCAAGCTTGAGAGTGTAAAGCAGCGCCTGGTTCTAAACCGGTGGTCCAATGAAAACAGCGATAACGATCCGATAGCTTTTAAGTCTCCTCTCAACTATGCCGGTCAAGTAAAGCCTTTCATTACAGAGACAGGGGACCTGATTCGGAAAGGTTATCGAGTGGTCATTGTCTCACAACAAGCGGCCAGACTCAGCGAGCTCTTCCAGGAAGAAGATATCATCGCCTCTCCTCTTAACCAGATCGAGCACCCGCCTGCAGAAGGCTCTATCACTCTGATCCAAGGCTTCCTCCCTGAAGGCTGGATAATGGGGCATGATCTGGCTGTGTTTAGCGATGCTGAGATTTTCGGCTTTGTCAAGCAACCACGGACAATGAAGCCACGGCCGGCACAAAGCAAAGACATTCTTTCCGTGTCATCCCCGGGAGATCATGTAGTACACATCGACCATGGCATCGCCCGTTTCATCGGCATGAAGAAGCTGCTCCTGGACAATATAGAGCGGGAATATCTGACACTGGAATATGCCTCTGGTGATATGCTCTACGTCCCGATTGACCAGGCTGACCGCGTCAGCCGCTACGTCGGTTCAGTAGGAAAACCTCTTTCCCTGAGCCGCCTGGGCACCATGGAATGGTCACGAGCTAAACAGAGGGTTAAGGAATCAGCCAAAGAAATGGCTCAGGATCTGCTCGACCTCTACGCTGTAAGAGGAGTAGCTCCCGGATTCGCTTTTTCGCCTGACACACCATGGCAGCAGGAACTAGAAGCTTCTTTCCCCTACACGGAGACTCCTGCCCAAATGGAGGCAGTGGAACAAGTTAAGGAGGATATGGAGCAACCTAAGCCCATGGACCGGCTAGTCTGCGGTGACGTAGGTTATGGCAAGACAGAAATCGCCCTCAGAGCATCCTTTAAGGCTGTAATGGATGCGAAACAAGTAGCCGTATTAGTACCCACAACCGTGCTGGCACAGCAGCACCTTGCCACTTTTATGCAGAGATTAGCCGCCTTCCCCATAAAAGTAGAAATGATCAGTCGGTTCCGCTCTGACAAGGAACAGCAAGCTGTCATCGAAGGTCTGAAGAACGGCAGCGTTGACATCTGCATTGGTACCCATCGTCTACTGCAAAAGGACGTGGCCTTCAAGGATCTGGGGCTGGTCATTATCGATGAGGAGCAGAGATTCGGTGTAGCCCATAAAGAGTTCCTCAAGCAGCTACGAAAAGAGGTGGATATAATTACCCTGACTGCAACTCCGATCCCTCGCACTCTTCACATGTCGTTGGTAGGTGTTCGGGATATGAGCACTCTGGAGACCCCTCCAGAGGCACGGTTACCCATCAAAACCTATGTAGCCGAATACAATGAGACACTGATCCGAGAGGCAATAGTCCGCGAGCTGGAACGCAGCGGCCAGGTCTTCTTCGTGCACAACCGAGTCCAAAGCATCACTCGCATTGCCCACAAACTGAGGGAGCTTGTACCAGGGGCTGAGATAGCTATTGCTCATGGGCAAATGAATGAAGAGGAATTAGAGAAGGCCATGCTCAATTTCTATGAGGGCAAGATTGATGTCCTAGCCTGTACCACCATCATTGAATCAGGCCTGGACATACCCAATGTGAACACTCTTATTATCAATGAAGCAGACAAGCTGGGGCTGTCACAACTATATCAGTTGCGCGGCAGGATCGGCAGGGGCAACAACCGTGCCTACGCTTACTTCCTGTACAACAAAGGTAAGCATTTAACTCCAGCAGCAGAGAAAAGGCTTCAGACAATCTTCGAGGCCAGCGAACTAGGGGCCGGTTTTCAAATAGCGATAAAGGACCTGGAGATTCGAGGGGCAGGCAACCTGCTCGGGGCAGAGCAGAGTGGGCACATTGCTGCCGTCGGCTTCGATCTCTATTGTCATCTGCTGTCAGAGGCAGTGACAGAGCTAAAAGAAAAGCAGTCAGGGGAAACTGGAGATGCAGTGAAGGCATCCCCCGCCATTTTGCCCACCATGGAGCTACCCCTTTCCGCATATATCCCCGAGAGCTACGTAGCTGACCTCACTACACGGCTGCCCCTTTACCGGAGAATGGCTAAAATGACGTCAGTCAACGAGATACAAGAACTGGAGAATGAATTAAAGGACAGGTTTGGGAAGCTACCAGCGCCATTGAGAAACCTGCTCTATTTGGTGAAGATCAAAGCCATAGCTGCCCAGGCTGGGGTACAATCCATCTCCAAAGAAGAGGGTCATATAGTGATAAGGTTCAGGGAAGGAATCAGGGTTGACCCAGGGAGGATAGGACAGGCCCAACAAGGAATCAAGGCAGGTCCTACTCAAGTGCAATTAGATATGCGCCTCCTGGGCAACAAATGGCAGAAGGTTCTGGAAGATGTGGTGGTAAGCGTGGCTGGTTGA
- a CDS encoding MBL fold metallo-hydrolase has product MLHRSIKLVDGLACYIWQGRGNNANTYLFANVLRGDRPHVIVDPGFTVNEAGERCFDSLTAVMQQDGFNMEDIGLIINTHTHPDHCQATEAVVQKSALKERKGKVSQALTALSREEEEYYRTVGERMFGMFGMKMAKLEPFIYLTEGDLSLGRDEKRIDLQILHTPGHSPGSISIYWPDKKVLITGDLIFYGGVGRTDFPGGSITILKQSIEKLSALDVEYLLPGHSTESGSIIESKVLVEHNFRAVKFLI; this is encoded by the coding sequence ATGCTACACAGATCGATAAAACTGGTTGATGGTCTGGCCTGCTACATCTGGCAGGGCAGAGGAAACAATGCCAATACCTATCTGTTCGCCAATGTCCTGCGGGGAGACCGACCACATGTCATTGTCGATCCAGGATTTACGGTTAATGAGGCGGGAGAACGTTGCTTTGATTCTCTTACGGCTGTGATGCAGCAGGATGGATTCAATATGGAAGACATTGGTCTCATCATCAACACCCATACTCATCCCGATCATTGCCAGGCGACAGAAGCTGTAGTTCAGAAAAGCGCACTGAAGGAAAGAAAGGGGAAAGTGAGCCAGGCGCTTACTGCCCTTTCCAGAGAAGAGGAGGAATACTACCGGACAGTGGGAGAAAGAATGTTTGGCATGTTCGGTATGAAAATGGCCAAACTTGAACCATTTATCTACCTGACGGAAGGTGATCTGAGTTTGGGCAGGGATGAAAAGAGGATAGACCTGCAAATCTTGCACACACCCGGACATTCTCCAGGATCAATAAGTATCTACTGGCCGGACAAAAAGGTCCTCATAACAGGCGATTTGATCTTCTACGGAGGTGTGGGAAGAACTGATTTCCCAGGCGGAAGCATTACCATTCTCAAACAAAGCATCGAGAAGCTTTCCGCCCTGGATGTGGAATACCTGCTCCCCGGTCACTCCACCGAATCAGGCAGCATCATAGAAAGCAAGGTGCTTGTAGAGCACAATTTCAGAGCAGTCAAGTTCCTGATTTGA